ATGACTGGATCGCGTTACCGGTTGCCATGGAACAGATCACTGTGAAGGCTGCAAAAGCGACTGCCAACCAGCGCCAATTTTGCCCAAGACCGTTTTCGATGGTATACATGGGGCCACCGGCTGTGTTGCCATTTACATCCATTTCCCGATATTTGAGCGCCAGTGTACTTTCGGCAAATTTGAGGGTCGTCCCGAAGAAAGCCGTGATCCACATCCACAGCAAGGCACCTGGACCACCATAATAAAGCGCGATACCAACACCGGCAATATTCCCAATTCCCACCGTCGCGGAGAGAGCCGTTGTCAGAGCGCGGAAATGGTTCAGGTCACCCTCATCCTCCGGATTGTCATAAATGCCCAGTGTTACTTTCACGCCATGCCAGAAGCGTTTAATTTGAGGAAAGCCAAGATAGACACTGATGTAAATACCAGTTCCCACCAGGGCCATTACCATAAATGGAACCGCTCGTTGAGAGGGGAAGGACCAGATTGCATCGAAGAAATCAATGCCAAACGCATAAAGAAAGAAACCAATTGTTGCAAAGGCCAGCAAACCGGCGGTAGAACGTTTCATAAATAAACCCTTCGTGTATGGAGCGCGGTGAACAAATATAGGGCTTATTTTAAAGCTATAGTGAAGCGGGAAAAGGAAAAACTTATGTCAATTTCAGCTATTTCCCCGGAGCTTGTGGTACAGGGCTGGACACTTCATCCAGGCTCAAGGTCCAGAGTTACTTGATCATATTCAGTTTAATGATGGATCGGTCCGAACCTGAACGCAATACGGCAAAGTAGATCCCACTGGGTACTATTTTGCCTGAAGCATTGGTTCCATACCAACTGAACTCATGTTTTCCCTGACCCAGATCAGCATTGAGGAGTGAGTTGACCAAACGACCCTGAGCATCAAAGATGTTCAATGATGTGTATCCTGCTTCTGGCAACTGGAAGGGAATACTGGTCGTTCCGTTAAATGGATTGGGGTAATTATTCCCAAGGACAAAAGCTGCTGGTACCAGATGGGATTCATCCAGAGAGACAACATCAGGATCATAATAGATCACATCACCAGGTAGAGCGCCCAAGGTGAGGATCCCCTGACTGGAACCGTCAGGTGCATAGACCAGTATTTGATCCGGTGCTACAAAATCGCTGGTGCCAAGGATCAACATTTCATTTTGGATCGAGAAAGAATAAAGGTCAGCTGTATTGCCAATACTACCTGACGTATTGAAACTGAGATCATCATTCAGAGGAACAATGGAATTCCCATAAATACGATAAGCCGTCTCATGAATGATGTCAATATCAGCACTGTAGTTGGTATAATAACCATGGTCAACTGAAAGGACTGCACCAGTGGCGATATCAATACGTGAGGTACCGCTGAAAGACTCCCAGGCATCGTTGTAATAAATCGATGTGACGTAGAGGAACCCATTACTCAATGCCATGGATCCTGGACCAGGCACTACTTCGTAACTCTCTATCACATGGGGAGATACAGTGCTTATATCAAGTCTAAGAATTTGATTATTGCTGGACAAGTCGGGGTGCATGATCATGGATACGAACAGGTCGTCGCCATCGATCAACAGTTGCTCAGGCAGACCGCCCAGCAGAAGCGTATCTACCGTTGTGTCAGTATTCAGATCAATGATGAGCAAGCCCCCTACATTCCAACTGCTGACAAAACCGCGTTCCAGCGACGGTTGAACAGCCATATAGCGGGGACTGGCGCTGGGCAATTCTATATCACCGAGGTGTTCATTGTTATTGGCCAGGTCCAGGATCCGGATCTCATGTGAATTATTCATAATGATGTACAATTTGTGATCGAAAAGAGTTAAGGATTGACCCACATCCCCGAGAGGATTTGTGCTTGTATTCCAGACCAGGGGACCATCAATACTTGAAATGCTTTCGTTGAATGACCAGAGAGATGAGTTTGCCTGACCATAATTTCCTTCACATAAAGCGAAGTAATTACCTGCCAGGGCAGGGATGGCAAAAATGATGATGAGTGCGGATAGAACTAAGGTGCGTCGGGTTGTTTTCAATTATGGCTCCTTTTTGAGTTTCTGAGTTCTGGAGTTCGGAGTCGCTTTGTTGGGCTTTGTGGCGACAAGAAAATTTTGTGGTGGGTTCTGTAAGCTGGGTGGTTTGTGTTATCAGAATTCATCATTTATCATTTAAATCTATAGGTTGCACTTAAACGAAAGGAACGCCCGGGCTCAGGATATCCGCGGATACTTTCATAACGGACATTGCCCAGATTGTCACCAGCTATTACCAGAGTAATATCACCAATATCTTCAAACCAGGTCCTGGCTACGCTCAGTGACCATAGTTCCGAGGCTTCCAGAATAGTATCTTCAGGATAATCATACATGCTGATCCGTTCTGAGACATAGTTATGCTGGAGATTGAATTCAAACGCATCAGGTGACCAGGTCAAGCCAAAGGCCGATGTCTGGTGTGGAGCATATCGAAGTGGTTTCTGTCTACTATGGTCCGTTGTGTGGATCAAACTCAGATGGGCAAAAGCCGATAATTGCCAGCGCTGGTGCTGGAATCGCCACATGGCTTTGCTGCTTTCTCTGGTAGCCGATAGGACATTGCCAGGCTGCCAATAAGAATGAACGGGCATCCACTGGATCAGATTTGTACTCTCTTTTTTCTGCCATTGAATGATCAGATTTCCCACGACCTGGAGATCAAGATGGATCTGCCCCGTCACTACCTCAGTTTCTTCAGGTTGGAGATCCGGATTACCACCGGGTTCCCAGAACTGATCGTTGAAGCTGGGATAGCGGTAACGTTCGCCTATGCTGGCAGCAATGAGGCTCATCGGACCCCAATGGAGTGGGATTCGGAGTTGTAGATCAGAGATGAATCGCTCATACAGGTCAGGACTATATTGATACTTTAAAGAGGGGACCAATTTCAGCCTGGTGAAGAACTGGATCGTTGGTGCCAATGATGCACCATAGCTAATTCTTGAATGGTCATTAGTCGTGCTGCTCTCGATCACATCCCAAACAAAGCTGACAGATGAAGCTACTGCCAGGTGCTTGCCATAGGGTTGTTCATCAGTTATTTCCAGACGGAAACTCTGCAGGTGATGGTCACTTTCCAGATTTAAATAGGGATTGGTGTAAACCTCTTGAGAGCGGCGCAAAGTAAAGTTGAAACGAGTATTTCCACTGGGACGGATCCAGCCCAGGGTTGAACCCAGCAACTGGAGCTGATCCTCACGATGGGAGATCGTATCAGGAGACCAGACCAGACCGGCAACACCTCGGGATTGCCAGGATCCCATGGCTGTCAGCTGCCAAAAAAGATCAGGGCGAAGCAATCCCCGGATTCTCAGTGCTGCAAATCGCTGTTCCAGATCATTATTTTGTCGATAGTTTTGTGTATCACTCCAAACCACAGGGTAATTGCCTTTTTCATGA
This Candidatus Neomarinimicrobiota bacterium DNA region includes the following protein-coding sequences:
- a CDS encoding FlgD immunoglobulin-like domain containing protein yields the protein MKTTRRTLVLSALIIIFAIPALAGNYFALCEGNYGQANSSLWSFNESISSIDGPLVWNTSTNPLGDVGQSLTLFDHKLYIIMNNSHEIRILDLANNNEHLGDIELPSASPRYMAVQPSLERGFVSSWNVGGLLIIDLNTDTTVDTLLLGGLPEQLLIDGDDLFVSMIMHPDLSSNNQILRLDISTVSPHVIESYEVVPGPGSMALSNGFLYVTSIYYNDAWESFSGTSRIDIATGAVLSVDHGYYTNYSADIDIIHETAYRIYGNSIVPLNDDLSFNTSGSIGNTADLYSFSIQNEMLILGTSDFVAPDQILVYAPDGSSQGILTLGALPGDVIYYDPDVVSLDESHLVPAAFVLGNNYPNPFNGTTSIPFQLPEAGYTSLNIFDAQGRLVNSLLNADLGQGKHEFSWYGTNASGKIVPSGIYFAVLRSGSDRSIIKLNMIK
- a CDS encoding TonB-dependent receptor; translated protein: MNSLSTRTHSDNSPTLRPGFFYALWILFISLSSIFASNMNATTNCFIHGYTLDQNGHAIPYVSLVFKHSELFLLSDETGEYSYSAPIYANDSILIQRIGYEQKILSANELLLLNEIRLVPTVLTLEAVEVVAGMLTPASRDIAVLSTYSKTRGTGTVDHNKMLNRIPGIAIKTYGGPAGISTLSMDGGPSSHTRVLVNGIDITSAQNGEADISQLPLPFVESMQFSPYDIAESGSVGSDGIVKLEAGAQQNHVSISAGSFGHLAYDVNLNKQIFNFQTSLQIGQRHEKGNYPVVWSDTQNYRQNNDLEQRFAALRIRGLLRPDLFWQLTAMGSWQSRGVAGLVWSPDTISHREDQLQLLGSTLGWIRPSGNTRFNFTLRRSQEVYTNPYLNLESDHHLQSFRLEITDEQPYGKHLAVASSVSFVWDVIESSTTNDHSRISYGASLAPTIQFFTRLKLVPSLKYQYSPDLYERFISDLQLRIPLHWGPMSLIAASIGERYRYPSFNDQFWEPGGNPDLQPEETEVVTGQIHLDLQVVGNLIIQWQKKESTNLIQWMPVHSYWQPGNVLSATRESSKAMWRFQHQRWQLSAFAHLSLIHTTDHSRQKPLRYAPHQTSAFGLTWSPDAFEFNLQHNYVSERISMYDYPEDTILEASELWSLSVARTWFEDIGDITLVIAGDNLGNVRYESIRGYPEPGRSFRLSATYRFK